One window from the genome of Rhodobacteraceae bacterium S2214 encodes:
- a CDS encoding VOC family protein — translation MTKLPVQRVSLITLGVADLAVSRKFYGDLGWTPKDEVPGQVIFYQLHGAVLGLFGIEPLAEDQGRPEAKLGTGAMTLAQNFRNEAEVDEAYAHALAAGATALKAPEKVFWGGYSGYYADPDGHPWEVAFNPFWELDDDGIQTLPDEAPTA, via the coding sequence ATGACAAAACTTCCGGTACAGCGGGTCAGCCTCATCACGCTTGGCGTCGCAGATCTCGCGGTTTCACGGAAATTCTACGGGGACCTTGGTTGGACACCCAAAGACGAAGTACCGGGTCAGGTGATTTTCTATCAGTTACATGGTGCAGTTCTGGGGCTATTCGGGATCGAACCGCTCGCCGAAGATCAAGGGCGACCAGAAGCAAAGCTCGGCACGGGCGCGATGACCCTTGCACAGAATTTCCGCAACGAAGCCGAAGTTGACGAAGCCTACGCGCATGCGCTGGCCGCCGGGGCAACTGCGCTTAAGGCACCAGAAAAGGTCTTTTGGGGCGGCTATTCAGGCTATTACGCTGATCCGGACGGTCATCCGTGGGAAGTTGCGTTTAACCCGTTTTGGGAACTTGATGACGACGGCATTCAAACTTTGCCGGACGAGGCGCCAACTGCATGA
- a CDS encoding LysE family translocator — protein sequence MTLSPADLLLYAGALFVLFLTPGPVWVALIARTLSGGFNGAWPLALGVVIGDVLWPLVAIFGLTWLVSLYGGILQAISWVACVMFIAMGVLLIRHADKTIASDSRLTKPGMWAGFIAGLAVILGNPKAVLFYMGMLPGFFDLTAVTGYDIAAICTLSFVVPLIGNLTLALFIGKARALLTSPTALKRTNIIAGFLLIGVGLIIPFA from the coding sequence ATGACGCTTTCACCAGCCGACCTGCTGCTCTACGCAGGTGCCTTGTTTGTTCTCTTCCTAACGCCCGGTCCGGTTTGGGTCGCACTGATCGCACGCACGCTATCTGGTGGCTTTAACGGGGCGTGGCCACTCGCCCTTGGTGTGGTGATCGGCGACGTCCTTTGGCCCCTTGTCGCGATCTTTGGACTGACTTGGCTTGTTTCCTTGTACGGCGGGATACTCCAAGCAATCAGTTGGGTCGCGTGCGTGATGTTTATCGCAATGGGTGTGCTTCTTATCCGGCACGCGGATAAAACCATCGCAAGCGATAGCCGTCTCACAAAACCTGGTATGTGGGCTGGATTTATAGCTGGGCTCGCCGTCATCTTGGGCAATCCAAAGGCGGTTTTGTTCTATATGGGCATGCTGCCCGGGTTTTTTGATCTGACCGCGGTGACAGGCTATGACATCGCGGCGATCTGCACCTTGTCATTTGTCGTACCACTGATCGGCAACCTGACTTTGGCTCTGTTCATCGGCAAAGCCCGCGCGCTTTTGACGTCGCCAACAGCCCTGAAACGAACCAACATCATCGCTGGCTTTTTGCTGATCGGCGTCGGCCTAATTATCCCTTTCGCGTGA